The following proteins come from a genomic window of Candidatus Bathyarchaeia archaeon:
- a CDS encoding 2-oxoacid:acceptor oxidoreductase subunit alpha — protein MGEFSILIGGQAGDGIKQAGNAIARVFNRLGYWIFVYEDYPSLIRGGHNFAIVRASSERISSHRDGIDVLVALNQEALDRHSWRLREGSMVIFDSDMAKAEGLGIPMSGIVKRRGLPAILRNAIALGALAAALGISLEVIEDVIKATMVKRVEENLEAAREGYGIASGNHWVAKSRRVERVPGGPRPLLTGNEALALGLARGGMKLYVAYPMTPTSSLLHYIAAHEDELGAIAIHPESEIAVIGIAQGAAYAGVRSAVGTSGGGFSLMVEHISLAGQAEIPTVIVLGQRLDPATGAPTYTKQGNLFFAMFAGHGEFPRAVLAPGDADEAFNLAVEAMNLAWRFQIPVIILSDKHLSESTFSFDLEASRAAAAEPPKLWDGMGEYGRYAQTEDGISPLAFPGEGAVVKANSYEHDEFGITTEDAGLIAKAQEKRLRKARALEEYVNGKGMVSVEGDPDGKIAFLFWGSTKGAAVEVAKRIGARAIQPLCLMPLPKRELEGRLEGAERVVGIEGNSMGQFCGWLRCHGIQVDEVVLKYDGRPFAADELERKIRGLLG, from the coding sequence ATGGGAGAATTTTCGATCCTGATCGGCGGCCAAGCGGGCGATGGGATAAAGCAGGCCGGGAACGCGATCGCGAGGGTCTTCAATAGGCTCGGCTATTGGATCTTCGTCTATGAGGATTATCCCTCCTTGATAAGGGGAGGGCACAACTTCGCCATAGTCAGGGCATCGAGCGAGAGGATCTCCTCCCACAGGGACGGGATAGACGTCCTAGTGGCATTGAACCAAGAGGCATTGGATAGGCACTCTTGGAGGCTTAGGGAGGGTTCGATGGTCATATTCGATTCCGATATGGCGAAGGCCGAGGGCTTGGGGATACCAATGAGCGGTATTGTAAAGCGGCGGGGGCTCCCAGCGATCCTGAGGAATGCTATCGCGCTCGGGGCGCTCGCCGCCGCGCTTGGGATCAGCTTGGAGGTCATCGAGGACGTCATAAAGGCCACCATGGTCAAGAGGGTTGAGGAGAACCTAGAGGCCGCGAGGGAGGGATATGGGATCGCGAGCGGGAACCATTGGGTCGCCAAGAGCCGCAGGGTAGAGCGCGTACCCGGCGGGCCGAGGCCCCTCCTCACGGGCAACGAGGCATTGGCGCTGGGGCTCGCGAGGGGAGGCATGAAGCTATATGTTGCCTATCCCATGACGCCTACCTCGAGCCTCCTCCATTACATAGCGGCCCATGAGGATGAATTGGGAGCGATAGCGATCCACCCGGAGTCGGAGATAGCGGTCATAGGGATCGCGCAGGGGGCCGCCTACGCCGGGGTCAGATCCGCCGTTGGGACGTCCGGCGGCGGCTTCTCGTTGATGGTGGAGCACATCAGCCTAGCTGGGCAGGCCGAGATCCCGACAGTCATAGTGCTGGGCCAGAGGCTGGATCCGGCGACCGGGGCCCCGACCTATACGAAGCAGGGGAACCTATTCTTCGCGATGTTCGCGGGCCATGGGGAGTTCCCCCGCGCCGTCCTCGCTCCCGGGGACGCCGATGAGGCCTTCAATCTGGCGGTTGAGGCGATGAACCTCGCTTGGAGGTTCCAGATCCCCGTGATAATCCTGAGCGATAAGCACCTTAGCGAGAGCACCTTCTCCTTCGATTTGGAAGCATCCCGCGCGGCGGCAGCGGAGCCCCCGAAGCTATGGGATGGGATGGGCGAGTATGGGAGATATGCCCAAACGGAGGATGGCATATCGCCCCTAGCCTTCCCGGGAGAGGGCGCCGTGGTCAAGGCGAATAGCTACGAGCACGACGAGTTCGGGATTACGACGGAAGACGCCGGCCTGATCGCCAAGGCCCAAGAGAAGCGGCTCAGGAAGGCGAGGGCGCTTGAGGAATACGTTAACGGAAAGGGAATGGTGAGCGTTGAAGGCGATCCCGATGGCAAGATAGCCTTCCTTTTCTGGGGATCGACCAAGGGGGCCGCTGTGGAGGTCGCCAAGAGGATCGGGGCAAGGGCCATCCAGCCCCTTTGCCTAATGCCCCTCCCCAAGCGGGAGCTCGAGGGGCGCTTGGAGGGTGCCGAGAGGGTCGTGGGGATCGAGGGGAACTCGATGGGGCAGTTCTGCGGATGGCTCCGATGCCATGGGATTCAAGTCGATGAGGTCGTCCTCAAGTACGATGGGAGGCCCTTCGCCGCCGACGAGCTCGAGAGAAAGATCAGGGGGTTGTTGGGATGA
- the amrS gene encoding AmmeMemoRadiSam system radical SAM enzyme, giving the protein MSEALLNPCVREALLYEKLNGKVRCRTCERFCEIEPDQLGFCKTRKNIGGRLYTLEYGDISSISANPIEKKPFFHFWPGSYALTIGSWSCNFTCPWCQNYDISKVPPDVGRGNYLSPRAFIRAVGEERCQGTSISFNEPTLLFEYSLDVFDLAKKEGYYNTYVTNGYMSLEALGLLREHGLDAMNVDIKGDGEAVGKYCGADVERVWRNCVEAKRLGIHIEITTLVIPGVNDDEECLRGIAKRIRRDLGENTPWHLTQYYPAYRALEIGLYGGRTPVETLERAHKIGREEGLNYVYIGNVPGHELENTYCHSCGELLIKRFVFDVVEYKIAPGNECPKCGEEIPIVGRGAKSRRPFIWL; this is encoded by the coding sequence ATGAGCGAGGCGCTCCTAAACCCATGCGTCAGGGAGGCTTTGCTATACGAAAAACTCAATGGGAAGGTCCGATGCCGCACGTGCGAAAGGTTTTGTGAAATCGAGCCGGATCAGCTCGGCTTCTGTAAAACAAGGAAAAACATTGGCGGGAGGCTCTATACATTGGAGTATGGCGACATCTCCTCCATCAGCGCGAACCCAATCGAGAAGAAGCCCTTCTTCCATTTCTGGCCGGGAAGCTACGCCCTCACGATCGGAAGCTGGTCCTGCAACTTCACCTGCCCTTGGTGCCAGAACTACGACATCAGCAAGGTTCCCCCGGACGTGGGGAGGGGCAACTACCTCTCCCCGCGGGCATTCATAAGGGCCGTCGGGGAGGAAAGGTGCCAAGGGACGAGCATCTCCTTCAACGAGCCCACCCTGCTCTTCGAATATTCCTTGGACGTCTTCGACCTCGCCAAGAAGGAGGGCTACTATAATACCTATGTCACGAACGGCTATATGAGCCTCGAGGCCCTTGGGCTATTGAGGGAGCATGGGCTGGATGCGATGAACGTCGATATAAAGGGGGATGGGGAGGCCGTTGGGAAATATTGCGGGGCGGACGTCGAAAGGGTTTGGAGGAATTGCGTTGAGGCAAAGAGGCTGGGCATCCACATAGAGATAACCACCCTGGTTATCCCGGGCGTGAACGATGACGAGGAATGCCTGAGGGGCATCGCCAAAAGGATCCGAAGGGATCTCGGGGAAAATACCCCATGGCACCTCACCCAGTATTATCCGGCCTATAGGGCCCTCGAGATCGGGCTTTACGGCGGGAGGACGCCCGTCGAAACATTGGAGAGGGCCCATAAGATCGGGAGGGAGGAGGGGCTGAACTACGTTTACATAGGGAACGTGCCGGGACATGAGCTGGAGAATACCTATTGCCATAGTTGCGGGGAGCTTTTGATAAAGCGCTTCGTCTTCGACGTCGTTGAGTATAAAATAGCCCCGGGCAATGAATGCCCGAAATGCGGCGAAGAAATCCCAATAGTCGGGAGGGGCGCCAAGAGCAGGAGGCCCTTCATCTGGCTTTGA